Below is a window of Leucobacter sp. Psy1 DNA.
ATTCCCTCGTCGCCGATCGTTCGCCGTGTCTCATGGACCCGCACACCACCCTCCACTGCGGTCACCGAGTGCGTGGCCGTGCCGCAGCGCGACATGCGGGCGATGGGAAGCGTGACCTGCACGGGTCCATCCTCCGTCGCCACCCACAGGTACCACTGGTCATCGAGTCCGTTCCCGTCGTGCCCCGTGATCTGCACTGCCGCATCCACGAGCTCGTCGCCCGTGAACTCGGAGAGCACGACCTCGCCGAGCGTGTACTCGGCCGAGTCGAGAGTCGCCGCACCGTCGACGAGATCCAGAGCGACGGTGTCAGGCGAATGCCCGCCCTGCCGCACCTGCCAGGTCAGGTTCCCGAAGTCGGTCGACTCGAGCCCGACCGGACCCGCGGGCGTCGGCTCTGGCGCCTGTGTCGTCGCAGCCGAACCGGACCCGCTCGAGGCGCCCTCTCCGTCGCCGCCCGACCCGGCACCTCCACCGCAACCGGCGAGAGCCAGCGCCAAGACCGCAAGCGCCGCCACGGCCGGGCGGGGCCCGCCAACCCGCGCCAGCGAAACCCGGGATCCCTCCCGCACAGTCGGCGATGCACGGCGCATGGCGAAAAGATAACCCCGTCCGAGCGCGAACGTGACGACCGACGCCGAAACGTGATGCAACCGAGAAGAACGCCAGCGATCTGGGGCGCCGCGAGCCAGTCATGACACCGGGAATACCGCACGCCCCACGCCGGTTGCACCGTTCGTGACTGACACCATTCGAGTAGACATCTGGTCCGACATCGCCTGCCCCTGGTGCTACATCGGCAAGCGGCGCTTCGACGCCGGCACCGCACTCTTCGCCCAGCAGCACCCCGACGTGACCCTCGAAGTCGAGAGCCACAGCTACGAACTCTCACCGGACACCCCAGAAGACTTCGCTGGCGACGAGATCGACTTCCTCGTCAAGCACAAGGGCATGCCCCGCGCCGACGTCGAATCCATGCTCGGCCAGATGACCGAACTCGCAGCATCCGAGGGACTCGAGTACCACTTCGACCGACTGCAGCACGTCAACACGCGCCGCGCACACCGCCTCCTCCACCTCGCCAAGGACCGCGGCCTTCAGCCCGAAATGTCCGAGCGCCTCTTCGCCGCCTACTTCACGGAGGGCGCCAACCTTGCCGACGCCGACGTGCTGGCGGCGCTCGCCGCAGACGCGGGCCTCGATGCCGACGATGCCCGCGCTGCACTCACCGACGAGGAGTACGGCGACGCCGTCGACCGCGACATCACGCGCGCTCGCATGCTCGGCGTGACGGGTGTACCGTTCTTCCTGTTCGACCAGCAGTACTCGATTCCCGGTGCGCAGACGGCGGAGATCTTCGCCGACGCCCTGGGGCGGGTGCTCCAGTTGCGCGAGCAGGCGACCCGCGAAGAAGCCACCGCCGAGTAGCACCCACCCAGCATCGAGAGGATTCACCATGACCGAACAGCAGAAGACTTCAGAGCCCGCAGTCACCGACGCAGCGCAGGTGCAGTCAGAACAGCCGGAGCAGCCAGAGCAGGGCTTCATGAGCGCCGCGGGCTTCGCAGATGCCGAGTCGCGTGAGATTCTGAACCTGCTCGGCCAGGGGGAGAGCGGAGCATCCTGCTGCGGCGGGTCCTGCTGCGCGTGAGGTAACGCACACCTCACCGATCGAGCTCAGCGTCGGTGAGGCCGGCGACGTTCCGGGGCGCGTACCTGTGCTTCAGTTGTGTGTTCGCTGGTAAGTCGGCGAGACGGGGGTTTCTGAGTCGCGTCTGAGACGGCATTCTCCACGATGAGGGCATGTCAGCGATTCACACCCTCAACTCACCGTCTGCCCCGCGGTCCGCGCATGACGATCGGAAGTCTCGTCACTACCGCAGGGCCCCGGCACCGCCCGAGTTCGCGGTTCCAGGTCACCCGCGCGCGTGGCGTGCTGCTGCGACTGTCGTCGTCTGGCTGAGCTCCCTCGCAATTACTGCGCTCTGGGTCGCGGGCGGCGGCGTGACCGACCTCCTGGCGTTCTCTGCGGAGAGCCTCGTCAGTCTCTCTCGTATCACCGGGCTCATCTCCGCGAACCTGCTCCTCCTGCAGGTGATCCTCATGGCGAGGATCCCGGTCTTCGAACGCGGCTTTGGCCGGGCCGCGATCACCCGCGCACATCGGACCACCGGCATGTGGTCGTTCGCCCTGCTGACCGTGCACCTCCTGCTCATCGTGATCGCGTATGCGCTGCAGGACGGCGTGAGCTTCTGGGCTGAGGCGTGGAGTGTGGTCACCGGTGTTCCCGGCGTACTCGCGGCGACGATCGGTGTCGCGGCCATGATCCTCGTCATGTCGTCGTCGGCCGCTCCCGTGCGCCGCCGGCTGCGCTACGAATCGTGGCACCTGCTCCACCTCTACGCCTACTTCGGAGTCGCCCTCGCGATTCCCCACATGCTGCTCTCGGGAGGCGATTTCGTCGCGAACCCGATCGCGTCAACCTACTGGTGGCTGCTCTGGACCGCGGCGTTCGCGAGCGTCGTCGTGTTCCGAGTCGGGATGCCGCTCGGGCGATCTCTGCGCCATGGGATCCGAGTCGTCGAGGTCACTGAGGACGGACCTCGCGCAGTGACGGTGCGGATGCGCGGTCGCGACCTGCACCGTCTGCGTGCGCGTGCCGGCCAGCACTTCGTCTGGCGCTTCCAAGACGGCGCGGGGTGGAGCGCCGGACACCCGTTCTCGCTGTCTGCGGCCCCCACCCGAGACCACCTGCAGATCTCGGCCCGGGTGGTCGGCGATGGCAGCGCGCGCCTGCGCGAACTCAGACCGGGCACGCGGGTGCTGATCGAGGGCCCCTTCGGGCACATGACTGGTGCGCTGCGCTCGCAGCCGCGCCTCCTGATGATCGGCGCGGGCGCAGGCGTCGCACCGCTGATCGCCCTGCTCGAGGCTGAGCCGTTCGCGCCCGGTGACGCGATTCTCGTCACTCGTGATCGAGCACCGAGTGAACGCATGCTTGACGCCTCGATTGAGCGGCTGGTGCAGGCGGGCGGACTGGTCCACATCGCGCTCGACGGCCCGCGTGAACGCGCTGGATCACCCTGGTTGCCGGCCGCCGCGGGACCCGACGGCGTTGAGCTGCTGCGGCGGCTCGTCGGGCCTGGCGCGGCGCCAGGCCCGGACCCGTTCACCGACGTGGACGTGTATCTGTGCGGACCCGCCGCGTGGATGTCTGCGGTGCAAGACGACCTCACGCGTGCGCGGGTGCGACCTGACCGCATCCATATCGAAACCTTCGCCACCCATCGAACAGGAGCAGCATCATGAATAAGATCACGACCACCGTCATGGCCACTCTGAGTGGACTCGTACTCGTCGGCAGCTATCTCTTCTCGCTGCAGCAGGCCTCGGACACCACTGCAGCGTCTCCGTCTCAGGCTTCGAGTCCCACGGTCCCGTCAGCGACGACACCGGATGTACCGGCCTCGTCTGGCCCCGGTTCGACGGCGGCGAGCCCGGCCCCGGCCGCAGGATCGGGACTCACCGATGGCACGTACACGGGAGACGCCGCGTCGACCCGCTACGGAGACGTACAGGTCGCGATCACGGTGGCTGACGGCCGGATCACAGATGTCCAGGTGCCCCAGTTCCCGACGGGTGGAGGGCGCGAGCAGAGCGTGAACGCCCGTGCTCTCCCGCAACTGGTGCAGGAGACGATCCAGGCGCAGTCCGCGAACATCGACATGGTTTCGGGTGCGACATACACCATGAGCGGCTATCGCGAATCTCTGCAGAGCGCTATCGATCAGGCGGACGCCGCAAGCACGGCATCGTCTGCGGCCACGGCACCGGGAGCGGGTCAGTCATGAGTGCGCTGACAGCAGCTGAGACGCGACGGTGGGTGCGCGTGGAGCACATCATGGGAACCGCCGTGAGCGTACACGTCGTCCTCGCCACCCTCGGGGGTGGACGGCGTGCCGACACCACCGAGGCGGCGTCTGCACGTGCCGCGAATGCCGCTTTCGCCGACCTGCGTGGCATCGAGCGCATCTTCTCGCCATACCTGCCCGAGTCCGAGGTCTCGCGAATTCGCGACGGCCGGCTCGACATCGAGGCGGCCGATCCGCGCGTTGCCGAGGTAGCGCGCCTATGCGACAGCGCCGAGAGACTGACGGGAGGTCGATTCTCGGCGTACTGGCGTGGCGGCTTCGATCCGACCGGCTACGTCAAAGGGTGGGCGGTCGAATCGGCGTTCAACGTGTATCTGCGACCGCTGCTGGAGCTCGATGGCGTGACCGCGGTGGGCATGAACGCCGGGGGTGACCTGCAGGTCGACACCGCCGCTGACGCAGACTGGGAATGGGAGGTCGGAATTGCGCACCCACGAGACCGTGACAGGCTCGGGGCGCGCCTGGCGCTCCGGGCGGGCGCTGTCGCGACGTCCGGTCCCGCAGAGCGAGGCGAGCACATCATGGACCCCGTGACCGGACGGCCGGCAGTGGGCGTGCTGAGCGCCAGCATTGTGAGCCCGCATCTCGCAGACGCGGATGTTTGGGCAACCGCTGCGGTGGTAGCGGGCATCGAAGAACTCGACTGGGTCGCGACGGCGCCGATGACCAGCGGGGTGATGTTCGGAGACGATGGTCGGGTTCGACGATGGTCGGGAGGCGTGGAGGTCGCATCAGCGCAGCCGCTGCTGAACATGGTGCGTTGACGCGCCCGCAGCAGTGTGTGCCGAGGCTTGGTCAGGGCCGATCAGTAGCCGATCAGATCACTCAGCCGAGTCGCGATGGGTGCTGCTCCGGGGCAGAGTGACCAGAAATGTCGTGCCCGACGGAGAGGTGTGCTCGACGGTGAGGCTCCCGCCCGCGCCGTGAGCGAGATCTCGTGCGAGGGCGAGTCCGAGGCCGAAGCCGGTTCGCCGTTCGGCCCCTGCACCGCGCGCGAATCGTTCGAAGAGACGCTCGGTCTGCTTCGGGTCGATGCCGCTGCCGGCGTCCGAGACGCGGAGCTCGACGGTATCGGATTCGTCATGGGAATCGACCACGACTGCGGCACCCTGCGGGCTATGCGCGATGGCATTGTCGATCAGCACGATCCAGAGTCGCGTGCACGCCACGATGCCGAGCGGGACGCGTGTGTCGCCCGGCGACGGCGCCTGAGGGGAGACGGTCAGGTGCACTCCGCGGGCATCTGCGAGTGGACCGAGCCGGTCGACGGCCGCGTGCGCGGCGGCGACGGGGGAGCACTCGCCTGAAGCGTCATGGCGGCCCGACTCCGCCGACGCCGCGAGCAGCAGGTCCGTGAGCGTGTCGCTCATCGCATCGGCGTCGCGTCGCAGCTTCGCGACGACTTCGGCGGTGGGTTCGCCCCGTGCGAGTCGCCGCTCCAAGATCTGGACCCGGCTCACGAGCGCCGTAAGGGGAGTGCGGAGCTCGTGGCTCGCATCGGCCACGAAGGTGCGCTGGAGTTGCAACGCCTGGACCAGTGGTCGGACGGAGCGGCGGGCCGAGAGCCAGGCGATGAGCGCGAGCGCGGCCACGGCGAACAAGGCGAATCCGATGAGCCACGGCACCACGTCGTCGATGTCGACGACAACGCGGTCGGCATCGATCCCTGGGGGGCCGGCGGGCCGCTCGCGGCGAGACTCTCCCATGAGGCCCACGATGAGGACCGCGATGCCGACGGACACGATGAGCGCGGAGGATCCGCCGACCAGCACGCCGACCCGACGCGCGGCGCGTCGCACGCGCGCGTCATCCCCGAACTCGGCGGAGGCGGGAGCAACGGGGTGTCGGCGCTTCATTCCGGCACCCCCAATCGGTACCCGCGCCCGCGCACGGTCTCGATGACGTGCGCCCCGACCTTCCGGCGGAGATAGTGCACGTAGGTCTCGACCGCGGTGGCGCCGACCTCGGAGTCGGTCGAGTGGAACACCGCGGCGAGTAGTTCATCGCGACTGAAGATGTGCTCGGGGCTGTCGGCGAGGACCGACAGCAGGGCCGTCTCCGTTTCGGTCAGCGAGACGCGGTCTCCGGAGGGTGCGTACATCGCCTGCGATCCGGCCACGAAGGTCCAGTCGCCGATCGCGCGGCGCTCCGCTTCGGCGGCGAATGATCGGCGCAGCGCGCGCAGGCGCGCGAGGAGTTCGGCGAAGTCGAACGGTTTGACGAGGTAGTCGTTCGCACCTGCATCCAGGCCGTCCACCCGGTCGTCCACTGCGCCGAGCGCGGTGAGGAGGAGGATCGGCGTGGTGATCCGGGCGGTCCTGATCGCTCGGACGAGGCTCACTCCGTCCATGCCTGGCAACCTTCGGTCAAGCACCATGGCGCTGTAATGGTGCTGCAGCGCGCGATCGAGAGCGCGGCGGCCGTCGGTCTCGTGATCGACGGTGTAGTTCTCGGCGAGTACTTCGAGGGTCATCTCCGAGATATCGGGATCATCCTCGACGTAGAGGAGCGTTGGCCGTTCCATGTTCCCACCGTACGCCCTCGCGCTCAGGCGACCGCCACCCCGAACAGCAGGCCGATCACGTAGGTCGCGGCCATCGTTGCGGAACCCATCAGTACGTTCCGCAGGATCGC
It encodes the following:
- a CDS encoding DsbA family oxidoreductase, with the protein product MTDTIRVDIWSDIACPWCYIGKRRFDAGTALFAQQHPDVTLEVESHSYELSPDTPEDFAGDEIDFLVKHKGMPRADVESMLGQMTELAASEGLEYHFDRLQHVNTRRAHRLLHLAKDRGLQPEMSERLFAAYFTEGANLADADVLAALAADAGLDADDARAALTDEEYGDAVDRDITRARMLGVTGVPFFLFDQQYSIPGAQTAEIFADALGRVLQLREQATREEATAE
- a CDS encoding ferric reductase-like transmembrane domain-containing protein, whose amino-acid sequence is MSAIHTLNSPSAPRSAHDDRKSRHYRRAPAPPEFAVPGHPRAWRAAATVVVWLSSLAITALWVAGGGVTDLLAFSAESLVSLSRITGLISANLLLLQVILMARIPVFERGFGRAAITRAHRTTGMWSFALLTVHLLLIVIAYALQDGVSFWAEAWSVVTGVPGVLAATIGVAAMILVMSSSAAPVRRRLRYESWHLLHLYAYFGVALAIPHMLLSGGDFVANPIASTYWWLLWTAAFASVVVFRVGMPLGRSLRHGIRVVEVTEDGPRAVTVRMRGRDLHRLRARAGQHFVWRFQDGAGWSAGHPFSLSAAPTRDHLQISARVVGDGSARLRELRPGTRVLIEGPFGHMTGALRSQPRLLMIGAGAGVAPLIALLEAEPFAPGDAILVTRDRAPSERMLDASIERLVQAGGLVHIALDGPRERAGSPWLPAAAGPDGVELLRRLVGPGAAPGPDPFTDVDVYLCGPAAWMSAVQDDLTRARVRPDRIHIETFATHRTGAAS
- a CDS encoding FMN-binding protein, encoding MNKITTTVMATLSGLVLVGSYLFSLQQASDTTAASPSQASSPTVPSATTPDVPASSGPGSTAASPAPAAGSGLTDGTYTGDAASTRYGDVQVAITVADGRITDVQVPQFPTGGGREQSVNARALPQLVQETIQAQSANIDMVSGATYTMSGYRESLQSAIDQADAASTASSAATAPGAGQS
- a CDS encoding FAD:protein FMN transferase; the protein is MSALTAAETRRWVRVEHIMGTAVSVHVVLATLGGGRRADTTEAASARAANAAFADLRGIERIFSPYLPESEVSRIRDGRLDIEAADPRVAEVARLCDSAERLTGGRFSAYWRGGFDPTGYVKGWAVESAFNVYLRPLLELDGVTAVGMNAGGDLQVDTAADADWEWEVGIAHPRDRDRLGARLALRAGAVATSGPAERGEHIMDPVTGRPAVGVLSASIVSPHLADADVWATAAVVAGIEELDWVATAPMTSGVMFGDDGRVRRWSGGVEVASAQPLLNMVR
- a CDS encoding sensor histidine kinase KdpD — its product is MKRRHPVAPASAEFGDDARVRRAARRVGVLVGGSSALIVSVGIAVLIVGLMGESRRERPAGPPGIDADRVVVDIDDVVPWLIGFALFAVAALALIAWLSARRSVRPLVQALQLQRTFVADASHELRTPLTALVSRVQILERRLARGEPTAEVVAKLRRDADAMSDTLTDLLLAASAESGRHDASGECSPVAAAHAAVDRLGPLADARGVHLTVSPQAPSPGDTRVPLGIVACTRLWIVLIDNAIAHSPQGAAVVVDSHDESDTVELRVSDAGSGIDPKQTERLFERFARGAGAERRTGFGLGLALARDLAHGAGGSLTVEHTSPSGTTFLVTLPRSSTHRDSAE
- a CDS encoding response regulator transcription factor is translated as MERPTLLYVEDDPDISEMTLEVLAENYTVDHETDGRRALDRALQHHYSAMVLDRRLPGMDGVSLVRAIRTARITTPILLLTALGAVDDRVDGLDAGANDYLVKPFDFAELLARLRALRRSFAAEAERRAIGDWTFVAGSQAMYAPSGDRVSLTETETALLSVLADSPEHIFSRDELLAAVFHSTDSEVGATAVETYVHYLRRKVGAHVIETVRGRGYRLGVPE